The window GAGGGCAAATGCACCCTGTGTTATCAGTGCAGGCAGATCTGCCCGGCAAAGGCCATTGATAAGGGTGACACGGTCGCCATCTTCAACTATGAAAAATGCATACGCTGCTTCTGCTGCATAGAAGTCTGCCCCGAAGCGGCGATTAGAATCAAGGGTAATTTCCTGAGCAGAATATTCAACCCGAAAAAAGGTTAAACAATTGACTTTTTAGATATATGCATATTTACTGATTTATCAGTGCGCTATACTCTCTTGAAATACTGAAACGGAGGTTACAATGAAGCCAGGCAGACTGGAGTTCCTGAGTGAATCCGAAATTAAAAAGATCGATGCGCTATCCTTGGACATCCTCGAAAACACCGGCATCAAGGTCGAACTTAAAAAACTGAGAGGAATCCTTCGCGATATAGGATGCACGGTTGATGAAACTAAAAAAATCGTTAAATTCCGTCCAGATATCGTTCAGGCATTTGTTAAGAAGGCACCAAGGGAGTATATCCTTTGCGGAGCGGATCCGTCAAAACGCTGGCCCGTCAATCCGGACACAAGAGTTTTCGGGGGACTGGGCACAGCCGTGAACATGTACGATCTTTACTCGGGGGAATACCGTCAGGCGACCCTGCAGGATGTCGTCAACCACATCATCCTTTTCGACGGCCTTGAGCATATCGTCTCCAGCCAGATGGACATCTGGCCGGGTGACATCCCGATGCAGACAATCCACGTTGAGGCCATGCGGGCCTGGGCCAGGCACAGCACCAAGTCATTCGGAATGGGTGCCTACGGCGTCATGCCCACGCAAGACATGATGGAAATGACGTCATTGATAATGGGTGGAAGGGAAAACTTTAAAAAACAGCACCCCTTCATCGCCATCGTGAGCATTCAAAGCCCTCTTTCCTCGGTACAGATACAGCTCGAGGGGCTTATGGTACTTGCGGAATGGGGTCAGCCCGCTCTCATGTCGCCGGAGGCCATGGCCGGCACAACAGCTCCTGTAACGATTGCGGGGCTTCTCGCCCAGCACAACGCGGAAATACTTGCGTATATCGTTATGGCCCAGGCAGTCAATCCAGGTACACCGGTCATGTACGGAACGGTTTCGACCATTGCCGAGATGCGGCGCGGAACCGTAGCATTAGGCGCGATTGAAATGGGCCTCATCAGCGCCGCCTCTGCACAGATGGCACATTATTACGGAGTTCCCTGCAGGGCCGCAGCGGGCGGCACCGAGGCCAAGACCTTGGACATGCAGTGCGGCATAGAGCGCGAGCGCTCGATGATGCTTGCTGCCCTCGGCGGTGCAAACTATATCACCAGTGTCGGCACCATCGAATCCACCACGGCAGGCGCGCATGAACTGGCGGTAATCGACAACGAAATCATCGGACAGATCGAGAGGGCGCTGCGAGGCATCGAGGTGGGCGACATCACCATGGCGGCCGAGGTCATCAAGGCCGTGGGCCCTGACGGAAACTACCTCATGCAAGACCATACACAGAAAAACTTCAGGCGCGAACATTATATTCCGAAACTGGCGGATAGAGACAAACGCGATGTATGGGAACGAGGCGGAAGCAGAGAAATGATTAATAACGCCAGAGAAGAAGCCAAAAAGATCATCGCCACACATAAAGAGCGGCAGCTGGACCCGAAGCTTTTAATGGAGATTGACGCCTATGTGGATTCTGTGAAGGCGAGAAGCCTGGAAGATTTTTATGCGGCTGAATGGGAAAGCTGAATAGATAAGGGAGGCATGTCATGGGAGAGACTACGTTAAAAGAACTTGAAGATGCGATCGTACAGATGGATGCCGATATCACGGAGGGGCTTGCCATAAAGCTTCTCGATTCAGGCACAGAAGCTCAGGTAATATTAAAAGAGGCGCTTCTTCCGGCACTTGACCGGGTTGGAACACTCTTCAGGGACGGGGATTATTTTCTCCCGGACGTGCTCATGTGCGTAAAGGCCTATGACAATTCGTTCAAGATAATCCTGCCAAAGCTCAAGGAAGGCGATTATACCTCGCGCGGCAGGGTGATTCTGGGAACCGTGGAAGGCGATATCCACGAGATCGGCAAGAATATTCTTTTCGCGCTTCTTGAGGGTAACGGCTTCGATGTGCTGGATATGGGCGTAAATGTCAAGGCGGACGACTTTCTTGCAAAGGCAAAGGAGTGGTCTCCGGACATCATCGGCATGTCGTCGCTGCTTTCCACGACCATGCCCGCAATGAAACAGGTCATCGACACCTTCACAAAAGAAGGGCTCAGGAATAACTATAAATTCATCATCGGCGGTGCGCCGGTAAGCCAGCGGTTTGCCGATGAGATAGGTGCAGACGGTTATGGGGAAGATGCACAATCCGGAGTGGAGCTGGTAAAGCGGCTGCTCGCATCCTGACAAAAAGTCCGGGAGAAGACATGACCGACAGGCATGCAGTTCAAGAGTTCATGCCGGTAACTCTGAAGGAAATCATCCTCTACAATCTGGCAGGCTTTGCCTTCAACGTGTACGATACCGTGCTTTACGCATGGCTTCCGTACTTCTATACTCCGCCGAAAGATTCTTCGGCGATTCATTATATACCGTTGGCCGCCATAGGGATAATACTGGCAGGCGGCAGGATCCTCGATGCCTTCAATGACCCGCTTGTGGGTTACTGGAGTGATCACACCAAATCCCGCTGGGGGAGAAGAAAGCCTTACATCTTCATTGCAAACCCCTTTCTCTTTCTCACTTTCATCCTGGTATGGATGCCCCCAGTGCGAGGAGAAAGCATAACGAATGTAATCTTTCTAGCTGCAGTTCTTTTCTTTTACTACTGGGCCTATACGGGGGTGCTCATTCCCTGGTTTGCCGTTCTGCCCGAAATAAGCAGGAAGAATGAAGACAGGGTGAAGATTGCATCGATAGGTGTCGCCATCGGCGTAATCGGGGCACTTCTGGGCGGTGGCCTCTCCGGTCCGCTCTTCTCCAAATACGGGCCATTCATGATGGGGCTTTTACTCGGCATTCCGGCATTCATAGCCGGCGAACTCACCCTATTCGGCATCAAGGAGCGCCATTCACCGCCCCCCGAAGAGGACATGCCCGGTTTTTTCAAGGTCATGAAAGAGGTTTTCGGAGATAAGCAGTTCCTTTCCTTCGCCGGAATGATAATGATGGTTCAGCTTACCTATCAGCTAATGCTTATGAATGTGCCCTATCTGACTACCCTTATCCTCGGCAAAAAGGAAGCGGATGCGTCTCTGATCATGGCTGAGGTGATCATAATGATCGCGGCTTCGTCACCGCTGTGGTATCTCCTTCTTAAAAAGTATTCGAAGAAAAATATCTTCCGCATTATCATAATCCTTATGATCTTGGGCTTTTCACTTAGTTTCTTCATCGGCAGGCTGCCCTTCTTCTCGCCACTGGTCCAGGCCATGCTGATATTCCCCATTGCCGCAATTCCCATAGGCGGCATGTTTACGGCTTCGCTCGGCATTATTGCAGATCTCACGGATTACGATGAACTCAAGAGCGGCAGGCGCAGGGAGGCTATATATTACGGCCTCTACGGGATAGTCAGAAAGACCGGCTGGGCGCTATGCTCTCTTATCCTTGTGGGGATATTTTCCTTTTTCGGCTACAGCAAAGAGAATCCTCTAGGCATACGTGTGGTCTGGATCGTCTGCTCGATTTCCTGCCTCATAGGGCTTCTCGCATTCATCCCTTACAAGATAGGCGACAGCAAGGAAGAGACAAAACGCATCATGGGGCTGTGATTCAGGATTTTTGGGGCCCTGTTGAAATTGCGGTCATGAAAGATTTTGCAGGTTGAATTTTTTCCCCACATGCGAAAGGTGTGCGATCATGGCCTTTCGTGCCCCATCGGGATCATGCGCCTTCAGCGCCGCCACAATCTCCCTGTGGTCATCAACAGCCTGTCTGCGGACTTCCATGTCGTCGCCGGTTCTCCGCCTGCTGTAGATGCTGATCCTGTCTATTGAATGCATGAACGCCTGAATGATCCTGTTTCCTGCAACTTCCATAATACGCCTGTGCAGATCAATATCATATGCCATGAATGTTTCCGGGTCATCGATTACCTTGAGGGCCTCGTCAAGGCACTTCTCGATTTCATGTATTTCGTCGTCGGAGATATTCTCCGCCGCAAGGGCCACCATCCCGGCTTCCAGTATCGTTCTTGCCTGAAGGAGATTCGCGTAGGTGGAATCGTCGAGTGCGAATTCGATGTCAAGGTGCTCTACAAGCTTTTCGGGAGTAAGAGACGAAACAAACGTCCCCGAGCCCTGGCGGTTTTCTATTATGTTCATGAGCTTAAGGGCATTGAGGGCCTCTCTCAGCGAGGGCCTGCTGACGTTCAGAATCGATGACAGTTCCCTTTCCGGAGGGAGTTTGTCACCTCTCTTGAGGCCCTTTTCCCTTATAAGCGAAAGGATTCTCTGCGCAAGATTATCAG of the Desulfomonilia bacterium genome contains:
- a CDS encoding FadR/GntR family transcriptional regulator is translated as MKVKKSTAFKEIQPDNLAQRILSLIREKGLKRGDKLPPERELSSILNVSRPSLREALNALKLMNIIENRQGSGTFVSSLTPEKLVEHLDIEFALDDSTYANLLQARTILEAGMVALAAENISDDEIHEIEKCLDEALKVIDDPETFMAYDIDLHRRIMEVAGNRIIQAFMHSIDRISIYSRRRTGDDMEVRRQAVDDHREIVAALKAHDPDGARKAMIAHLSHVGKKFNLQNLS
- a CDS encoding trimethylamine methyltransferase family protein; translation: MKPGRLEFLSESEIKKIDALSLDILENTGIKVELKKLRGILRDIGCTVDETKKIVKFRPDIVQAFVKKAPREYILCGADPSKRWPVNPDTRVFGGLGTAVNMYDLYSGEYRQATLQDVVNHIILFDGLEHIVSSQMDIWPGDIPMQTIHVEAMRAWARHSTKSFGMGAYGVMPTQDMMEMTSLIMGGRENFKKQHPFIAIVSIQSPLSSVQIQLEGLMVLAEWGQPALMSPEAMAGTTAPVTIAGLLAQHNAEILAYIVMAQAVNPGTPVMYGTVSTIAEMRRGTVALGAIEMGLISAASAQMAHYYGVPCRAAAGGTEAKTLDMQCGIERERSMMLAALGGANYITSVGTIESTTAGAHELAVIDNEIIGQIERALRGIEVGDITMAAEVIKAVGPDGNYLMQDHTQKNFRREHYIPKLADRDKRDVWERGGSREMINNAREEAKKIIATHKERQLDPKLLMEIDAYVDSVKARSLEDFYAAEWES
- a CDS encoding corrinoid protein, with the translated sequence MGETTLKELEDAIVQMDADITEGLAIKLLDSGTEAQVILKEALLPALDRVGTLFRDGDYFLPDVLMCVKAYDNSFKIILPKLKEGDYTSRGRVILGTVEGDIHEIGKNILFALLEGNGFDVLDMGVNVKADDFLAKAKEWSPDIIGMSSLLSTTMPAMKQVIDTFTKEGLRNNYKFIIGGAPVSQRFADEIGADGYGEDAQSGVELVKRLLAS
- a CDS encoding MFS transporter, which encodes MTDRHAVQEFMPVTLKEIILYNLAGFAFNVYDTVLYAWLPYFYTPPKDSSAIHYIPLAAIGIILAGGRILDAFNDPLVGYWSDHTKSRWGRRKPYIFIANPFLFLTFILVWMPPVRGESITNVIFLAAVLFFYYWAYTGVLIPWFAVLPEISRKNEDRVKIASIGVAIGVIGALLGGGLSGPLFSKYGPFMMGLLLGIPAFIAGELTLFGIKERHSPPPEEDMPGFFKVMKEVFGDKQFLSFAGMIMMVQLTYQLMLMNVPYLTTLILGKKEADASLIMAEVIIMIAASSPLWYLLLKKYSKKNIFRIIIILMILGFSLSFFIGRLPFFSPLVQAMLIFPIAAIPIGGMFTASLGIIADLTDYDELKSGRRREAIYYGLYGIVRKTGWALCSLILVGIFSFFGYSKENPLGIRVVWIVCSISCLIGLLAFIPYKIGDSKEETKRIMGL